In the genome of Mesorhizobium sp. NBSH29, the window AATCATAGGTCGAAAACACATCGCCATTCAGCCAGACAGCACCATTGGCCGACTTCCCCATTTTGGCACCCGACGACGTGGTGAGAAGCGGCGTGGTCAGTGCATATAGCTGTTGCGTACCCATGCGATGGCCAAGATCAATACCGTTAATGATGTTGCCCCATTGATCCGAGCCACCCATCTGCAGGCGGCAATCGTAGCGGCGGCTCAGTTCTACGAAATCGTAGCCCTGCAGGATCATGTAGTTGAATTCGAGGAAGGACAGCGACTGCTCGCGGTCGAGCCTCAGTTTGACGCTGTCAAACGACAGCATTCGGTTTACTGAGAAATGCCGACCCACGTCGCGCAGGAATTCAACATAGTTCAGCTGCATCAGCCAGTCGGCATTGTTGACCATCAGCGCGTCGTTGGGCCCGTCGCCAAAGCGCAGGATGCGGCCAAAGATTTTTTTGATGCCTTCGATGTTTTCGCCAATTTTTTCAGGCGTCAGAAGTCCGCGTTGCTCATCGCGGAAGGATGGATCGCCGATCATCGATGTCCCGCCGCCCATCAATGCAATGGGGCGGTGACCGGTCTCCTGCAGCCAGTAGAGCATAGTTGCCGAAATCAGATTGCCGATATGCAAACTGGTGGCGGTCGCGTCATAGCCGACATAGGCGGTTACGGTTTCTTTGGCGAAAAGATCGTCCAGTCCGGTTTCATCTGAAACCTGGTGGATGAAGCCGCGCTCTGACAAGACGCGCAAGAAGTCGGATTTGAAGGCGGCCATGCTATGTTCCCGGAAAGTCGCTTGTGAAGGGTCGTCGCCCGGCCTTTAGCATCTGGGCGGCAGATATCACAAGAACGAGAGGCAAAGCGGCGTTAGCGGTAGTTAAGTGCTGCGGTGGTTGCGCACCAGCCGGGCCATTTCAACGGCGTTGTCTTCATTGCGGCCGGTCACCGTCAGCCCCTTCGCAACGCCCTCACGGTCCGCCTCCGGTCGGTTTTGGCTGACCTTCCATTTGCCGGAAATCTCGGTGATTTCGATTTTTAACCCTATAATGCCCCTGAGCTGCGAGGCGATGTAGCTGTCCGGTGCGTCAGCAACGTGCCACGGCTCAGGCTCGTCTTTTTCCTGAGACTGGGTCAACGCATCAACTTGCGCTATTAACCACGCGGCGTCATCGATGATCGTTGCCTTGCCGCGCACCTGCACAATGGCGTAATTCCACGTGGGCACGACTTTGCCGGGTTTCGCGCTTTGTTTCGTACCAGGATGGGGTGACGTAGGTGTCGCTGCCCTGAAACACGACGAGCACGGGCAGATCGGGTGTCTCGGCAATCAAGCGCCATTGCGGGTTGGCACGGGCAAAATGGGCACGCAGCCTTCCCTTCGGTCCGATGCCGTCATCCAGCAGAAATGGTAGCGGGTTGGCCACCGGGCCATCGCTGCCGTTCGAAACCACCAACCCCAAGGGATGTGCCCGGATCAGCCCATGCAGAATGTCCAGCCGGGTCTCTACGAAATGTGGAGGCTGGTACATGCTGCAAAAAACCTTTCCTAGCGCAAGCGTTTGGGGCGAGCTTCGGCCAGTTCGCCATTGAGGCGTCGGTCGAGATAATCAGAGCATTCTTCGATCAACAGGTCAGAATGGCTTTGGAAGAAGTGGTTCGCGCCCGGCATCGTCTTCTGGGTAATGGTGATGCCTTTCTGGGTGTGCAGTTTGTCTACCAGACCCTGCACATCTTTCGGTGGCGCCACCTTGTCAGCATCACCATGGATGATGAGTCCGGATGAAGGGCAAGGGGCCAAAAAGGAAAAGTCATAGGTGTTGGGCTGCGGGGCGATCGACATAAAACCCTCGATCTCTGGGCGCCGCATCAAAAGCTGCATGCCGATCCATGCGCCAAACGAATAGCCGGCAACCCAGCAAGACTTGGAATCGGGATGCAGCGACTGAATCCAGTCAAGCGCGGCTGCCGCATCCGAAAGCTCGCCAGTGCCGTGGTCAAATTCGCCCTGGCTGCGGCCGATCGAACGGAAATTGAAACGCAGCGTGGTAAAGTTGCGCTTCTGGAACATGTAGAAGAGGTCGTAGACGATCTTGTTGTTCATCGTCCCGCCGAACTGCGGGTGCGGGTGCAGCACGATGGCGATCGGCGCGTTCTTTTCCTTCGAAGGCTGGTAGCGACCCTCCAGGCGACCCGCTGGACCTGCAAAAATGACCTCTGGCATGCGATACTCCGGTTGCTGAAGCTGCTGCCCGGGCTGGGGAAATCGAAAATCTCCGGCCTTGACGCGCCGCGGACGGCTCCATAAAAAGCTACTTTAGAACTCTTCAAAACTGGGTAGCCGCTGCCACCCCGTTGTCGAAGCGGGTTCTTAGGACGTTTGACCTTGAAAATTCAAGGAAATAACGCCAGATCGCCCGCAAGCGCAAACTGACAGGACAAATCACATCGCTATGGACGGCCATCGCGCCTATCTTGACTACAACGCCAGCGCGCCTTTGCTGGACGCTGCGCGTGAGGCGATGGGCTTAGCGCTGGATTGCGATGCCAATCCTTCATCGGTTCATGGCGAAGGCAGAACCGCCCGCCGGCTGATCGAAGACGCGCGCCGCGCAGTCGCCAGCCTGGCAAACGCCATACCTGACCATGTTGTTTTCACATCAGGTGCCACGGAAGCAGCAGCAACACTTCTGACGCCAAACTGGCGCATGGGTCGCGGCGTAATCCGGATGGCACGGCTCTATGTTGCGGCCTCCGACCATCCCTGTATTCTGGGTGGTGGACGCTTTCGGCCAGACCAGATCGAGACGATCGGGATCGATGGCAACGGCGTGATCGATCTTGCCGAGCTGGCTGATGCCTTGGCAAAGCATGACAGTGAAGCTGGTCTGCCAATGGTGGCGATCCATCATGCCAACAATGAAACAGGTGTCGTTCAGCCCGTCGCGGAGATTGCCGCATTTGTGCATGGCGCCGGTGGCGTGTTCGTGCTGGACGCCGTTCAATCGGCTGGGAGAATTTCTCTAGATATTACAGAGGGTTCTGTTGATTTTCTGATTCTTTCGTCACACAAGATTGGCGGTCCAAAGGGTGCTGGTGCCATTGTCGGCGCTTCGGATCTGCTAATGCCGGAACCGCTTGTGACCGGCGGTGGCCAGGAAAAGGGTCATCGCGCCGGCACAGAAAACGTTGCCGCGATTGCAGGCTTTGGCGCCGCCGCTGCAGAAGCTCTTGCTTCGCTGGGCGGCATGGCTGCAGTTGGTGCATTGCGCAGCCGCATCGAGTCAGCGATACGCAGCAACGTTGATTTCGCTGAAATCTACGGCGAGGGCGCAGAGCGCCTATCCAACACGGTGTTCTTTGCCATTCCGGACATGGCGGCCGAGACCTTGCAAATCGCTTTCGATCTTGCCGGTGTCGCCGTTTCTGCAGGTTCGGCCTGTTCGTCTGGCAAGGTTGGCCCGAGCCATGTGCTGAAGGCGATGGGCCGGGCGGGGGAAAGTGCCTTGCGTGTGTCTATCGGGCGCGGCACGACCGACGCTGACATCGCATTGTTCGAAAAGGCGCTTGCCGGCATTGTCGCCAGGCAAGTGGCCAGAAAAGAAAAGGCCGCCTGACCGGCAGCTGCCCATAAGCCGGACACGGCTTGAACGAGCATTGCGAGCCGATGAAATTCGGTTTGCAGTGCACTATATAGAACTTACGCCGCCAAGCGGTGTCATAGTTCGAAAACTGCCGGGCCTTGCACCCGGCGTGGATGGAGAGCGCCTATGCCTGCTGTGCAGGAGACCATTGATCAGGTCCGTCAGATCGACGTGGACCAGTATAAATACGGTTTCGAGACGATCATCGAAATGGACAAGGCCCCGCGTGGCCTGTCTGAAGACACGATCCGTTTCATCTCGGCCAAGAAGGAAGAGCCCGAATGGATGCTTGAATGGCGTCTGGAGGCGTTCCGCCGTTGGCTGACGCTTGAAGAGCCCAATTGGGCGCGCGTCAATTATCCGAAGATCGACTTTCAGGACATCCATTACTACGCGGCGCCCAAAAGCACGCCTGGACCAAGCTCACTTGCTGAGGTCGATCCCGAGCTATTGCGCGTTTACGAGAAGCTCGGCATCCCGCTTCGTGAACAGGAAATTCTGGCCGGAGTCGAAAAGCCTGCCGCCAGCGCTGATGGCGAGACCATCGAAGATGGCGAGGAAAGCGACAACATCTACAAATCTGGCCGTGTTGCAGTCGATGCGGTGTTTGATTCCGTGTCTGTCGTCACGACCTTCAAGAAAGAGCTTGCTCAGGCAGGCGTTATTTTCTGCGCGATATCGGAAGCCATTCGCGAACATCCGGAACTGGTGAAGAAATATATCGGCTCGGTCGTACCCACGAGCGATAATTACTATGCAACGCTCAACTCGGCGGTCTTCACCGACGGTTCCTTCGTGTTCGTGCCTAAAGGCGTGCGGTGCCCGATGGAATTGTCGACATATTTCCGCATAAACGAAAAGAACACCGGCCAGTTCGAGCGCACGCTGATCATCGTGGAAGAGGGCGGCTACGTGTCCTACCTCGAAGGCTGCACAGCGCCTCAGCGCGATGAGAACCAGTTGCATGCCGCCGTGGTGGAGCTGGTGGCACTTGATGATGCCGAGATCAAATACTCGACCGTCCAGAACTGGTATCCGGGCGATGCGAACGGCAAGGGCGGCATCTACAATTTCGTCACCAAACGCGGCGATTGCCGGGGTGACCGCTCGAAAATTTCGTGGACGCAGGTCGAAACTGGTTCCGCGATTACCTGGAAGTACCCGTCCTGCATCCTGCGTGGCGATGACAGCCAGGGCGAGTTTTACTCGATCGCCGTCTCCAATGGCTACCAGCAGATCGACAGCGGCACCAAGATGATCCATCTCGGTAAAAACACCAAGAGCCGCATCATCTCCAAGGGTATTGCCGCAGGCTTCTCGCAAAACACCTATCGCGGGCAGGTCTCGGCACATCGCAAAGCAACGAACGCACGTAATTTCACCAATTGCGATTCGCTGCTGATCGGCAATAATTGCGGTGCCCACACGGTCCCTTACATCGAGGCGAAAAACGCATCGGCGCAGTTCGAGCACGAAGCGACAACCTCAAAGATTTCCGACGATCAGAAGTTTTACGTCATGCAGCGCGGCATTCCTGAAGAGGAAGCAATTGCGCTCATCGTCAATGGCTTCGTCAAGGAAGTGATCCAGGAACTACCTATGGAATTCGCGGTAGAAGCGCAGAAACTCATCGGTATTTCGCTCGAAGGCTCGGTCGGCTGAGCCGACCCAAAGAATATTCAGGACAGACATATGCTTGAGATCAAGAACCTGCACGCCTGCATCGCCTCTGATGGCACCGAAATCATTCGCGGACTGAACCTCACGGTAAAGGCCGGCGAAGTCGCGGCCATTATGGGGCCGAATGGCTCGGGAAAATCCACGCTCTCCTACGTTCTCGCAGGCCGTGATGACTATGAAGTGACCGAGGGCGAAGTTATCTTCAACGGCCAGAACATCCTTGAGATGGATCCTGCCGAACGCGCCGCGACTGGCATCTTTCTGGCTTTCCAATATCCGATGGAAATACCAGGTGTGGCCACCATGGAGTTTCTCAAAGTGGCAATGAACGCGCAGCGTAAGGCGCGCGGCGAAGAACCTTTGAAGATCCCGGAATTCATCAGGCGCGTTAAGGAAGCTGCCGCTTCTCTGGAAATGGACATGGCGATGCTCAAGCGTCCGCTCAATGTCGGGTTTTCCGGCGGTGAAAAGAAGCGCGCTGAAATCCTTCAGATGAAATTGCTGGAGCCGAAGCTCTGCGTGCTGGACGAGACCGACAGCGGGCTCGACATTGATGCGCTGAAGATCGTCGCTGACGGCGTCAACGCATTGCGTTCGCCAGATCGTGCGGTTGTGGTCATCACCCACTATCAGCGCCTGCTTGATTACATCGTGCCAGACACCGTTCATGTTCTCTACAAGGGGCAGGTGATCAAGTCGGGCGACAAGACACTTGCACATGAGCTGGAAGCCAATGGCTATGCCGGCATCATCGGCGAAGCCGCCTGAGGGGTGTCCATGAACATGCACGCAACAACCCAACCCCAGCGCACACAGGCCGAAACGGCTCTGTTTGCTGCTTATGAGGCTCTCGCCTCGGATCTGCCGGGCAATCCTGATGTCACCACAGCACGTGGCGACGCGCTTGCGCTTTTGAGTAACGGTCTGCCGACGCGCCGTGTCGAGGCCTGGCATTACACGGATCTGCGACGTCTTTTGTCCAGTGTTCCAGAGCGCAATGCAGGCGCGACCGTCAAGAAGCTCTCCGCCTTGCTCGAAGGTTCAACCGTGTTGACGGTTGCCAATGGTCTGGCGTCAACGGATTTGCCTCGTCAACCGGGTGTCACTTTCCAGCGACTTGAAGAGAAGCTGCAAGATGGCAGCCTCGCGCCCGCCATGGTCACGATTGGTTCAGATGACGCGATAGGTGCGCTCAACGTTGCCTTTGTGGCAGACGGATATTGCGTTGATGTCGCTGCCGGTACCAAGGTTGATGCGCCCATCGAATTGCAGAACATCCAGATGGGTGGCCAGACGCATAGCCGTTTTCCAGTAAATGTCGGTGATGGCGCAACGGTCATGATCGTCGAGCGCCAGACAGGCGAAGGTGCGAGCCTGTCCACCTCCGTCAGCCACCTGACTGTAGGCGAGGGCGCTAATGTCACTTGGTTGATCATCCAGGATCTTGCCGATACGGCCACCTATCTCGGCCAGTTCAACGCAGAGATCGGCAAAGACGCGCAACTGAATCTCTTCTTCATGAATGCCGGCGGCAAGCTGGTTCGTCAGGAAGTGCGCGTTGGGGTCAAGGGCGAAGGTTCAGACTTCCAGATGCGCGGTGTCAACCTTCTCTCAGGCGCTGCACATACTGATGTGACCATGGTCTTGGACCATACGGTGCCCAACACAGGCTCGCGTCAGTTGATCCGCAATGTCGTCACCGACAAAGCGCATGGTGTGTTCCAGGGGCGCATCAATGTGCATCAGATTGCGCAGAAGACAGACGCCAAAATGGCTTGCAACACGCTTCTGCTTTCGGATGATGGCGAGTTTTCGTCAAAGCCGGAACTGGAGATCTTCGCAGATGATGTTCAGTGCGGGCATGGCGCAACGGTCAAGGAAATAGATCACAACCATCTTTTCTACCTGATGGCGCGTGGCATTGACGAGCGCTCGGCGCGCGGTCTTCTGATCAAGGCGTTTTTGGCCGAAGTGATTGAGGAGCTTGAAGGTGAAGCTATCATCGAGGCGCTGGAGCAGCGGCTTGAAGACTGGTTCGCTAAGCACGGGTAGGCCTTGGGGGGTGACCCCCTTTGGGCTTATCCGTGGAGCAGGGTTGGCGAGCCACCAAGGACGCAATACAAAGGCAAAGTGCAGTGGACCACACACCCATTCCCTATGATGTCGAAGCGATCCGCCGGGACTTTCCGATCCTGTCAACGGAAGTCTATGGCAAGCCGCTGGTCTATCTCGACAATGGCGCATCTGCCCAAAAGCCACAGTCCGTCATTGATGCCGTAACGCACGCTTATTCCAGTGAATATGCCAATGTGCATCGCGGCCTGCATTTTCTCTCAAATGCCGCAACCGATGCCTATGAGAAATCGCGTGAAACCGTGCGCCGTTTCCTCAATGCAGGCAGTGTTGATGAGATCGTTTTCACATCCAACGCAACGGCGGCCATCAACACGGTCGCCTATGGTTTTGGCATGCCCAATATCAGCGAGGGCGATGAAATTGTACTGTCCATCATGGAGCATCACTCTAACATCGTGCCTTGGCATTTCATCCGCGAGCGACAGGGCGCAAAGCTGGTCTGGGTGCCGGTGGATGATCTGGGCGAACTCCATATCGAAGAATTCGAAAAGCGGCTGACAGACCGTACCAAGCTTGTCGCAATCACCCACATGTCGAATGCGCTCGGCACGGTGACCCCGATCAAGGAAATGGTGCGCATCGCACATGCGCGTGGCATTCCCGTTCTGGTCGATGGCAGCCAGAGTGCGGTTCACATGCCTGTTGATGTGCAGGATCTTGACTGCGACTTTTTCATTTTCACCGGTCACAAGGTCTACGGACCTTCCGGTATAGGCGTGCTTTACGGCAAAAAACACATGCTGGAGCGCATGCGGCCCTTTCAGGGTGGCGGCGAAATGATCGTTGAGGTCAGTGAGGATCAGGTCACCTACAATGATCCCCCGCATCGTTTTGAAGCAGGCACACCGCCCATCGTACAGGCAATCGGGTTGGGTGCTGCTCTGGAATATATGGAAAGCGTCGGGCGCGAGCGTATCGCAGTTCATGAGGCTGACCTGAAAATCTATGCGCATGAACGGCTGGGCGCCATCAACTCATTGCGCATAATCGGCAATGCACCCGGCAAGGGAGCGATCATTTCCTTTGAATTGCAGGGCATTCACGCGCATGATGTCTCGATGGTGATTGACCGTCAGGGGGTGGCAGTGCGTGCCGGCACCCATTGCGCACAACCGCTGTTGAAACGCTTCGGCGTAACCTCCACATGCAGGGCATCGTTTGGCATGTACAACACGCGCGCAGAAGTCGATCTGCTGGCGGAAGCGCTGGAAAAGGCGCGAAAGTTTTTTGGATGAGCAAGACAATGGACGAGCCTCAGACAACCGAAATCTCCGAAGCAAGCACTGCTGCTGCGGAAGGTGAAAAATCCAACAAGGTGTTATCTGCGTCCATCATTCCCGCCGATGAGCTGGCGCGCTTGACCGATGACATCGTGCTGGCGCTTAAGACCGTCTACGATCCTGAAATTCCGTCAGACATTTATGAACTCGGCCTGATTTACAAAATCGACATCGAAGATGACCGCACCGTCAAAATCGACATGACCCTCACAGCGCCTGGGTGCCCTGTCGCTGGCGAAATGCCAGGCTGGGTCCAGAATGCGGTGGGAACCGTGGAAGGTGTTTCTGATGTTGAAGTCAACATGACCTTCGACCCGCCCTGGACACCCGACCGCATGTCGGAAGAAGCTCAGGTCGCCGTCGGCTGGTACTGATTGGTTGCGTTTGCGACGAATCTTCCCCATCTTTGGTGGAACACACAGCATTCGGCGGGGCTTGAACCCGCAGGGAATGAGAGGCTAGGAAAAAATGGCACGTTTTGCAGTCATCACCATGACCGACCGGGCCGCCGCGCGTGTGCGAGAGATCATGGCCACCCGTGACAATGCGCAGGGCATTCGCCTTGGTATCAAGAAGGGCGGCTGTGCGGGCATGGAATATACCGTCGATCTGGTAACGGAAGCCAAGGCCGGCGACGACCACATCGAGCATGACGACGCGCATGTTTATGTCGCACCGGAGGCGGCGTTGTTCCTTCTTGGCACCCAGATGGATTTTGAGCAGACCACGCTGCGCACCGGTTTCACTTTCCACAATCCTAACCAAAGCTCGGCCTGTGGCTGTGGTGAATCGGTCGAGCTCAAGCCGGCCGATCTCAAAGAGCTGGCCGCAGCCCGCGCCCAAAGCGCCGCCTGATCATACTGGAGCCGTGCCTTGGACCACGCGGCGATCACCGACCTCTTCGCCCAGCTCGGACCAGTGCAGATCAAACGATTGTTTGGTGGCAAGGGCATCTATTTCGAAGGTGTTATCATAGCCATCGAACTGCGCGATGAGCTGATGCTCAAAGGCGACGCGCAACTTGCCCCGGAATTAGCCGCTGCCGGCTGCACG includes:
- the tyrS gene encoding tyrosine--tRNA ligase, which produces MAAFKSDFLRVLSERGFIHQVSDETGLDDLFAKETVTAYVGYDATATSLHIGNLISATMLYWLQETGHRPIALMGGGTSMIGDPSFRDEQRGLLTPEKIGENIEGIKKIFGRILRFGDGPNDALMVNNADWLMQLNYVEFLRDVGRHFSVNRMLSFDSVKLRLDREQSLSFLEFNYMILQGYDFVELSRRYDCRLQMGGSDQWGNIINGIDLGHRMGTQQLYALTTPLLTTSSGAKMGKSANGAVWLNGDVFSTYDFWQYWRNTEDADVERFLKIFTRLPLDEIARLAALGGAELNEAKKILATEATAIVHGRAEAEAAAETARKTFEEGVTDASLPTIEIGNGLLEAGIGVLALFVSAGLAGSNGEARRHVQGGALRVNDTPVTDDKRLITMADVSAEGAVKLSLGKKKHVLVRPG
- a CDS encoding alpha/beta hydrolase; its protein translation is MPEVIFAGPAGRLEGRYQPSKEKNAPIAIVLHPHPQFGGTMNNKIVYDLFYMFQKRNFTTLRFNFRSIGRSQGEFDHGTGELSDAAAALDWIQSLHPDSKSCWVAGYSFGAWIGMQLLMRRPEIEGFMSIAPQPNTYDFSFLAPCPSSGLIIHGDADKVAPPKDVQGLVDKLHTQKGITITQKTMPGANHFFQSHSDLLIEECSDYLDRRLNGELAEARPKRLR
- a CDS encoding cysteine desulfurase family protein, with product MDGHRAYLDYNASAPLLDAAREAMGLALDCDANPSSVHGEGRTARRLIEDARRAVASLANAIPDHVVFTSGATEAAATLLTPNWRMGRGVIRMARLYVAASDHPCILGGGRFRPDQIETIGIDGNGVIDLAELADALAKHDSEAGLPMVAIHHANNETGVVQPVAEIAAFVHGAGGVFVLDAVQSAGRISLDITEGSVDFLILSSHKIGGPKGAGAIVGASDLLMPEPLVTGGGQEKGHRAGTENVAAIAGFGAAAAEALASLGGMAAVGALRSRIESAIRSNVDFAEIYGEGAERLSNTVFFAIPDMAAETLQIAFDLAGVAVSAGSACSSGKVGPSHVLKAMGRAGESALRVSIGRGTTDADIALFEKALAGIVARQVARKEKAA
- the sufB gene encoding Fe-S cluster assembly protein SufB; its protein translation is MPAVQETIDQVRQIDVDQYKYGFETIIEMDKAPRGLSEDTIRFISAKKEEPEWMLEWRLEAFRRWLTLEEPNWARVNYPKIDFQDIHYYAAPKSTPGPSSLAEVDPELLRVYEKLGIPLREQEILAGVEKPAASADGETIEDGEESDNIYKSGRVAVDAVFDSVSVVTTFKKELAQAGVIFCAISEAIREHPELVKKYIGSVVPTSDNYYATLNSAVFTDGSFVFVPKGVRCPMELSTYFRINEKNTGQFERTLIIVEEGGYVSYLEGCTAPQRDENQLHAAVVELVALDDAEIKYSTVQNWYPGDANGKGGIYNFVTKRGDCRGDRSKISWTQVETGSAITWKYPSCILRGDDSQGEFYSIAVSNGYQQIDSGTKMIHLGKNTKSRIISKGIAAGFSQNTYRGQVSAHRKATNARNFTNCDSLLIGNNCGAHTVPYIEAKNASAQFEHEATTSKISDDQKFYVMQRGIPEEEAIALIVNGFVKEVIQELPMEFAVEAQKLIGISLEGSVG
- the sufC gene encoding Fe-S cluster assembly ATPase SufC, whose protein sequence is MLEIKNLHACIASDGTEIIRGLNLTVKAGEVAAIMGPNGSGKSTLSYVLAGRDDYEVTEGEVIFNGQNILEMDPAERAATGIFLAFQYPMEIPGVATMEFLKVAMNAQRKARGEEPLKIPEFIRRVKEAAASLEMDMAMLKRPLNVGFSGGEKKRAEILQMKLLEPKLCVLDETDSGLDIDALKIVADGVNALRSPDRAVVVITHYQRLLDYIVPDTVHVLYKGQVIKSGDKTLAHELEANGYAGIIGEAA
- the sufD gene encoding Fe-S cluster assembly protein SufD, whose amino-acid sequence is MNMHATTQPQRTQAETALFAAYEALASDLPGNPDVTTARGDALALLSNGLPTRRVEAWHYTDLRRLLSSVPERNAGATVKKLSALLEGSTVLTVANGLASTDLPRQPGVTFQRLEEKLQDGSLAPAMVTIGSDDAIGALNVAFVADGYCVDVAAGTKVDAPIELQNIQMGGQTHSRFPVNVGDGATVMIVERQTGEGASLSTSVSHLTVGEGANVTWLIIQDLADTATYLGQFNAEIGKDAQLNLFFMNAGGKLVRQEVRVGVKGEGSDFQMRGVNLLSGAAHTDVTMVLDHTVPNTGSRQLIRNVVTDKAHGVFQGRINVHQIAQKTDAKMACNTLLLSDDGEFSSKPELEIFADDVQCGHGATVKEIDHNHLFYLMARGIDERSARGLLIKAFLAEVIEELEGEAIIEALEQRLEDWFAKHG
- a CDS encoding cysteine desulfurase, which codes for MDHTPIPYDVEAIRRDFPILSTEVYGKPLVYLDNGASAQKPQSVIDAVTHAYSSEYANVHRGLHFLSNAATDAYEKSRETVRRFLNAGSVDEIVFTSNATAAINTVAYGFGMPNISEGDEIVLSIMEHHSNIVPWHFIRERQGAKLVWVPVDDLGELHIEEFEKRLTDRTKLVAITHMSNALGTVTPIKEMVRIAHARGIPVLVDGSQSAVHMPVDVQDLDCDFFIFTGHKVYGPSGIGVLYGKKHMLERMRPFQGGGEMIVEVSEDQVTYNDPPHRFEAGTPPIVQAIGLGAALEYMESVGRERIAVHEADLKIYAHERLGAINSLRIIGNAPGKGAIISFELQGIHAHDVSMVIDRQGVAVRAGTHCAQPLLKRFGVTSTCRASFGMYNTRAEVDLLAEALEKARKFFG
- a CDS encoding SUF system Fe-S cluster assembly protein, with product MSKTMDEPQTTEISEASTAAAEGEKSNKVLSASIIPADELARLTDDIVLALKTVYDPEIPSDIYELGLIYKIDIEDDRTVKIDMTLTAPGCPVAGEMPGWVQNAVGTVEGVSDVEVNMTFDPPWTPDRMSEEAQVAVGWY
- the sufA gene encoding Fe-S cluster assembly scaffold SufA — its product is MARFAVITMTDRAAARVREIMATRDNAQGIRLGIKKGGCAGMEYTVDLVTEAKAGDDHIEHDDAHVYVAPEAALFLLGTQMDFEQTTLRTGFTFHNPNQSSACGCGESVELKPADLKELAAARAQSAA
- a CDS encoding TfoX/Sxy family protein, whose product is MDHAAITDLFAQLGPVQIKRLFGGKGIYFEGVIIAIELRDELMLKGDAQLAPELAAAGCTQWSYTGKRHGKLVSMPYWSVPDEAVDDPHEMANWARKSFEAGLRSAK